In the Bacteroidales bacterium genome, TTCATTTATTTTTTGCTTGTATTCTTTAATTGATGTAACGTATGCGTCTGCACTGTTAATATTTCTGTGAAAGCTGCAAAACCTGCATTTTGAAATGCAAACATTGGTTATGTTTACGTTCCTGTCAATTATCCATGTTACTTTTTTCTCGGGTATTATTTTTTCTCTTATTTTATTTGCTATAAACATTAATTCTGCTGTCGGTATTTTTTTGTAAAAATAAATTCCTTCTGCAACCGACAGTTGTTCGAAATTTAATGCTTTCTTAATTAGAACGTTTAAATTCATTAAATATAAAATTTAAAACAAAACTATGAAAGAGTTAAAAAAAATTGCAAATTTGCATTGCAAAAATAAGATATAATATTTTTACAATATAATTTATTTTTTTCATGAGCATAGCAATATCCAAAATAGCTGAAATTCCTGCAAAAGAAAGTTTTGTTCTTTTAATTAATAAGGAAACCGATATATATCAATATGAATTTTCAACAAATGAATTGCATTTCATTAAAGAACAGATTGAAAAAAATAAAAAAGCAGTGAGCATTAATCAGTATAAACGATGGATTTTTATTAATGTTATCGAAACCGAAAAGGATGAATACAGAATAAAAGAAAACTGTCGCAAAGCGGGATGTAATCTTATAAATTGTCTGGATGAAAATAAAATCCCGAAAATTACTATTGTTGATTGTATTGATAATCCGGAGTATGCTTTAGCTTTTGCAGAAGGAATGGCACTCGGTTCATATCAGTTTCTGAAATATAAAACTGATTCGGAAGAGAAAAAACATAGTTTGCAGGAAATTCAAATTGTGAGCAAACATACTACTAATAATTCTGTTGCGCAACTTAATATTATTGTTGAAGCAGTATTTAAAACAAGAACATTAATTAATGAACCACATTCTTTTCTAACGGCACTTCAGCTTTCAAACGAGTTTCAGGAAATGGGAAAAGAAGCGGGCTTTAAAGTTGAAGTATTGAATAAAACAAAAATAGAATCATTAAAGATGAACGGATTGCTTGCTGTAAATAAAGGCAGCAACAATTCCCCAACATTTTCGGTACTTGAATATAAACCTGAAAATCCGATAAATTCCTTGCCTTATGTTTTAGTTGGCAAAGGATTGGTATTTGATTCAGGAGGTTTTAATATTAAGACCGGTAAGTCAATGGAAACTATGAAGTCGGATATGAGCGGTGCTGCTGTTGTTGCAGGAACAATTTATGCAATAGCAAAATCAGGATTGCCTGTACATATTATAGGGCTTATTCCTGCAACTGATAATCTTCCCGGAGCCGATGCTTACAAATGCGGCGATGTAATAAAAATGTACAACGGCACAACTGTTGAGGTTCTGAATACCGATGCCGAAGGGCGTTTGATTCTGGCAGATGCATTGAGCTATGCTAAAAAATATTCGCCTAA is a window encoding:
- a CDS encoding leucyl aminopeptidase family protein, which codes for MSIAISKIAEIPAKESFVLLINKETDIYQYEFSTNELHFIKEQIEKNKKAVSINQYKRWIFINVIETEKDEYRIKENCRKAGCNLINCLDENKIPKITIVDCIDNPEYALAFAEGMALGSYQFLKYKTDSEEKKHSLQEIQIVSKHTTNNSVAQLNIIVEAVFKTRTLINEPHSFLTALQLSNEFQEMGKEAGFKVEVLNKTKIESLKMNGLLAVNKGSNNSPTFSVLEYKPENPINSLPYVLVGKGLVFDSGGFNIKTGKSMETMKSDMSGAAVVAGTIYAIAKSGLPVHIIGLIPATDNLPGADAYKCGDVIKMYNGTTVEVLNTDAEGRLILADALSYAKKYSPKLIIDIATLTGSASAAIGRIGIVAMGTAHESKLARLKECGNNVYERIVEFPLWDEYGDMIKSEVADIKNIGGDSAGAITAGKFLEHFVKDCEWLHFDIAGVAYYDKKDSYRGIGGTAIPLRLLFEYFRNVN